The Pyrococcus kukulkanii genome contains a region encoding:
- the cutA gene encoding divalent-cation tolerance protein CutA yields MIIVYTTFPDWDSAEKAVKTLLEERLIACANLREHKALYWWQGKIEEDKEVGAILKTKDELWDELRRRLKELHPYTVPAIIKIKVEDVNEEYLKWLVEETK; encoded by the coding sequence ATGATAATAGTCTACACGACCTTTCCAGATTGGGATAGCGCTGAAAAAGCCGTAAAGACACTGCTTGAGGAGAGGCTGATTGCCTGCGCCAACTTGAGGGAGCACAAGGCCCTCTACTGGTGGCAAGGGAAGATAGAGGAGGACAAAGAGGTGGGAGCAATCCTGAAGACAAAGGACGAACTCTGGGATGAATTGAGGAGAAGGCTTAAGGAGTTACACCCCTACACGGTTCCAGCGATAATAAAGATAAAAGTGGAGGACGTAAACGAGGAGTACCTGAAGTGGTTGGTTGAAGAGACTAAGTGA